A window of Pedobacter lusitanus contains these coding sequences:
- a CDS encoding alpha-ketoglutarate-dependent dioxygenase AlkB family protein, with the protein MQHLIDAAHPNLLPAHGEAVLFPDFFTPRESDIYFDYFKNDVSWKQEPVVLFGKKRMQPRLTALYGDINGEYSYSGLTMGVNDWTSPMAEIKEKLEKRFETSFNSCLFNYYRDGKDYMGWHRDNEHALGEYPLIVSVSFGSTRIFQFRDYKEKMPVISLELDHGSVLLMKRQTQEYWEHRLPKTTLPVGPRINLTFRLLLHKG; encoded by the coding sequence ATGCAACATCTGATTGATGCAGCTCATCCCAATCTCCTGCCAGCACATGGTGAGGCAGTGTTGTTCCCTGATTTCTTTACTCCCCGGGAGAGTGATATCTACTTTGACTATTTCAAAAACGATGTTTCCTGGAAGCAGGAACCTGTTGTGCTGTTTGGTAAAAAGAGAATGCAGCCTCGTTTAACTGCCCTGTATGGTGATATAAACGGAGAATACAGCTATTCGGGTCTGACGATGGGAGTTAATGACTGGACATCGCCAATGGCAGAGATTAAGGAAAAGCTGGAAAAGAGATTTGAGACTTCATTCAATAGTTGTCTGTTTAATTATTACCGTGATGGAAAAGATTATATGGGCTGGCACAGGGATAATGAACACGCATTAGGTGAATATCCGCTTATCGTTTCTGTCAGTTTTGGTTCAACAAGAATTTTTCAATTCAGAGATTATAAAGAGAAGATGCCAGTTATCTCTTTAGAACTTGATCATGGAAGTGTATTGCTCATGAAAAGGCAGACGCAGGAATACTGGGAACACCGGCTTCCAAAAACGACACTTCCTGTAGGTCCGAGAATTAATCTGACATTCAGGTTGCTGCTGCATAAGGGATAA
- a CDS encoding TetR/AcrR family transcriptional regulator → MGILERKMRHKEEIRTGILEAAWHMVVTDGWQSLSIRKIADAIEYSIPVIYNHFENKEAILLEFSKEGYQKLAVVLNNARNSVDVPVEQLEVMAIAYWDFAFENKEYYQLMFGLGIPACEMVNQNTEIKEMTSILISTIREALIHANNEEADYFLKYHAYWSILHGLVSIQMIENSGKTDVFKKMILKDAISGFCKSLAL, encoded by the coding sequence ATGGGAATACTAGAGCGTAAAATGCGTCATAAAGAAGAAATCCGTACCGGAATTCTTGAAGCAGCATGGCATATGGTGGTAACTGATGGTTGGCAGTCTCTTTCTATACGGAAAATTGCTGATGCTATAGAATATAGTATTCCGGTGATTTATAATCACTTTGAAAATAAGGAAGCGATACTGCTGGAATTTTCGAAAGAAGGTTATCAGAAACTGGCTGTAGTTTTAAATAATGCAAGAAACTCAGTCGATGTACCTGTGGAGCAGCTTGAAGTTATGGCGATCGCATATTGGGACTTTGCTTTTGAAAATAAAGAATATTATCAGCTGATGTTCGGTTTGGGAATCCCTGCCTGTGAGATGGTTAATCAAAATACAGAGATTAAGGAAATGACCAGTATACTGATCTCTACTATCAGAGAAGCATTGATTCATGCGAATAACGAAGAAGCCGATTATTTTTTAAAATATCATGCCTACTGGTCTATTCTGCATGGATTGGTATCTATACAAATGATTGAAAACAGTGGTAAGACTGATGTTTTCAAAAAGATGATTCTGAAAGATGCTATAAGTGGTTTCTGCAAATCTCTGGCTTTATAA
- the tatA gene encoding twin-arginine translocase TatA/TatE family subunit, with protein MLQSTILAALGTPEILVILVVVLLLFGGKKIPELMKGLGQGVKEFKDGQKGNE; from the coding sequence ATGCTTCAATCTACTATTTTAGCTGCACTGGGCACACCAGAAATCCTTGTTATCCTGGTTGTTGTTCTCCTGCTTTTTGGAGGTAAAAAAATCCCTGAACTGATGAAGGGCCTGGGCCAGGGCGTAAAAGAGTTCAAAGACGGACAAAAAGGAAATGAATGA
- a CDS encoding response regulator transcription factor, with translation MSLDQDNYLCGSTNSEQQMFNIGLAEDDVKIASLVKTGLEEHNYNVTTIPDGIMALFTFQEEKFDLLILDVMMPGMNGIELCRQIRQSNKEIPILMLTALGSIDDKVLGLNSGADDYLVKPFHFKELLARIEAMLRRQQTVQSQLKHTLTFEDIVMDTYSKTVHRAGRDITLTAKEFTLLELFLKNPNRLLSRQYIAENAWDISFDTGTNVIDVYVNFLRNKIEKGFDRKIIHTKIGMGYIMK, from the coding sequence ATGAGTTTGGATCAAGATAATTACCTTTGTGGCTCAACCAACTCTGAGCAACAAATGTTTAATATCGGATTAGCAGAAGATGACGTAAAAATAGCCAGCCTGGTAAAGACAGGACTGGAAGAGCATAATTATAACGTCACTACCATTCCTGATGGGATAATGGCCCTTTTCACCTTTCAGGAAGAAAAATTTGACCTGCTGATTCTCGATGTTATGATGCCCGGAATGAATGGTATTGAATTATGCCGGCAAATCAGACAAAGTAATAAAGAAATCCCTATTCTGATGTTAACCGCATTAGGTTCAATTGATGATAAAGTACTCGGGTTAAACTCCGGTGCTGATGACTACCTGGTCAAACCCTTTCACTTCAAAGAATTACTGGCCCGGATTGAGGCTATGTTAAGGAGACAGCAAACCGTTCAGAGTCAGCTGAAACACACTCTTACCTTTGAAGATATCGTAATGGACACCTATTCCAAAACTGTTCACCGTGCCGGCAGAGATATTACACTGACTGCAAAAGAATTCACCCTGCTCGAATTATTTCTTAAAAACCCAAACCGTCTTTTATCAAGACAGTACATTGCTGAAAATGCCTGGGACATAAGTTTCGATACCGGAACCAATGTAATTGATGTTTACGTAAACTTTTTGCGTAACAAAATTGAAAAAGGATTTGACAGAAAAATAATCCATACTAAAATAGGTATGGGCTATATCATGAAATAA
- a CDS encoding efflux RND transporter periplasmic adaptor subunit — MQTQIKQFSRLTIGVLTAFVLLQSCTEHVKEPPKDEKFAVTDSLISKLLIDTVRNPNNESDLSFSAKIAPNDETTAKIFPMVSGNVRSVQVKLGDRVTKGQVLATMGSAEMAGFDKEAISSSAELRNAARSMKLAEDLYKSGLSSARDVEEAKNNYLIKQAEAKRSKAVLNLNGGSPNGTYTMKSPISGFVIEKNVNSNTQIRPDNSQSLFTVADLSTVWGMINIYESDIASVKQGDPVKISILSYPDKIFTGKVDKIYNILDPDSKVMHARVSIPNPDFLLKPGMMATVDLISKSDHSLPSINANNIIFDENKNYVLVLDKVKKVRIQEVEIGRKSGDKAYISKGLQPGDRIVASKQVFLYESLKD; from the coding sequence ATGCAAACCCAAATCAAACAATTCAGCAGGCTTACCATTGGCGTACTCACCGCTTTTGTATTATTACAAAGCTGTACTGAACACGTTAAAGAACCGCCTAAAGATGAAAAATTCGCTGTTACAGATTCTCTGATCAGCAAATTGCTGATAGATACAGTCAGAAATCCGAACAATGAGTCAGACCTGAGCTTCTCTGCCAAGATAGCTCCAAATGATGAAACCACAGCCAAAATATTCCCTATGGTGAGTGGAAATGTCCGTTCCGTTCAGGTAAAACTGGGTGACCGGGTAACTAAAGGACAGGTACTGGCCACTATGGGTAGTGCTGAAATGGCAGGATTTGATAAAGAAGCAATCAGCTCATCTGCCGAACTCAGAAATGCTGCCAGAAGCATGAAACTTGCTGAAGATCTGTATAAAAGTGGTCTTTCATCAGCCAGGGATGTAGAAGAAGCCAAAAACAATTACCTGATTAAACAAGCCGAAGCTAAACGCAGTAAAGCCGTTCTGAATTTAAATGGTGGCAGTCCTAATGGAACTTACACCATGAAATCACCTATCTCAGGTTTTGTCATTGAGAAAAATGTAAACAGTAATACCCAGATCAGGCCAGACAATAGTCAGAGTCTTTTTACTGTAGCTGATTTATCAACCGTATGGGGCATGATCAACATTTATGAATCTGATATCGCAAGTGTCAAACAAGGCGATCCTGTTAAAATATCTATCCTCTCCTATCCGGATAAGATTTTTACCGGCAAGGTTGATAAAATCTATAATATACTCGATCCGGACAGCAAGGTAATGCACGCCAGAGTGAGTATTCCCAACCCGGATTTTTTGTTAAAACCGGGTATGATGGCTACAGTAGATCTGATTTCAAAATCCGATCACAGTCTGCCTTCTATCAATGCAAACAATATCATTTTTGACGAGAATAAGAATTATGTGCTGGTACTGGATAAAGTAAAAAAGGTACGCATACAGGAAGTAGAAATAGGGAGAAAATCGGGCGATAAGGCCTATATCAGTAAAGGACTGCAACCAGGTGACCGTATAGTTGCTTCCAAACAGGTCTTTCTTTACGAGAGCCTTAAAGACTAA
- a CDS encoding KTSC domain-containing protein — protein MKKIVDYRKLLGVQKDAELKELKSIYRNLMKEYHPDKFQESDEAKLAAETKSKEIIEAYHFLVSIAPETLAGSIEEYTNTITSCGIADYNWAGLVLTVHFLDGSGYEYFEVPRAIYVKLVNADSPGRFARRHIFNSFPYRNIVKLETA, from the coding sequence ATGAAGAAGATTGTCGATTACAGAAAATTGTTAGGTGTTCAGAAAGATGCCGAGCTGAAAGAGCTTAAATCAATTTACAGAAATTTAATGAAGGAATATCATCCGGATAAATTTCAGGAAAGTGATGAAGCTAAATTAGCTGCTGAAACAAAAAGTAAAGAAATTATTGAAGCTTATCATTTTCTGGTTAGCATTGCTCCTGAAACACTTGCAGGCTCAATTGAAGAATATACTAATACAATCACTTCATGTGGTATTGCTGATTACAACTGGGCTGGGCTGGTACTGACCGTTCATTTCCTTGATGGTAGCGGATATGAGTACTTTGAAGTTCCAAGAGCAATTTATGTAAAACTGGTTAATGCAGATTCTCCGGGTAGATTTGCACGTCGTCATATCTTCAATTCTTTTCCTTACAGAAATATAGTAAAATTAGAAACTGCTTAG
- a CDS encoding TolC family protein, giving the protein MTSNFLKYQLLIFGFALLGISGKAAAQATDTLQLSLPQAEKLFIQNNYQLIAQNYQTDQAKAEIITAKLFDNPELNVETQLYNSKTKRFFETSRTNGEYQASISQLIKLAGKRNKNIQLARTGVQLAEYQYFDLMRTLRFNLRSNFYKTYYAQQSAKLYQQQINSLQKLLSASEQQYKIGNLATKDVIRIKSLVYSLQTEYNNLENSIEDMETELKLMTNIKPDANLALVMDPAEEQAYQLDKAVYTNLLDSARNNRADLKLTQTGITYAEKALRVQKANAVPDVQFSVTYDLQGSYPNDYVGLGMHIPLPLFNRNQGEIKKAKIAIDAGKNQLNQQESTLQNEVFNSYKSALRTEGLYKGFDKNFSSDFDKLIGEVMKNFKSRNLSLVEFMDFYDSYKQNTLQMNDLKYQRMNAKEEINYVTGTTIFK; this is encoded by the coding sequence ATGACATCTAACTTCCTGAAATATCAACTGTTAATCTTCGGCTTCGCTCTGCTAGGCATATCCGGAAAAGCAGCAGCTCAGGCCACTGACACCCTGCAACTGAGCCTGCCTCAGGCAGAAAAATTATTTATCCAGAATAACTATCAGTTAATCGCTCAGAATTACCAGACCGATCAGGCCAAAGCCGAAATTATTACTGCCAAATTATTTGACAATCCTGAACTGAATGTCGAAACCCAGTTGTATAACTCCAAAACCAAAAGGTTTTTCGAAACGTCCAGAACCAATGGAGAATATCAGGCCTCTATTTCCCAACTGATTAAACTTGCAGGCAAAAGAAACAAAAATATTCAGCTGGCCAGAACAGGCGTACAGTTAGCGGAATATCAATATTTTGATCTGATGCGCACTTTAAGATTTAACCTGCGTTCTAATTTTTATAAAACCTATTACGCACAGCAATCCGCTAAATTATATCAGCAGCAGATTAATTCCCTGCAAAAACTGCTTTCAGCTTCAGAACAGCAATACAAAATAGGAAACCTGGCAACCAAAGATGTGATCAGGATTAAGTCTCTGGTGTATAGTTTACAGACAGAGTACAATAATCTGGAAAACAGTATTGAAGATATGGAGACGGAGCTGAAGCTCATGACCAATATAAAACCAGATGCCAATCTTGCCCTGGTTATGGACCCTGCAGAAGAACAGGCTTACCAGCTGGATAAAGCAGTTTATACTAATCTGCTGGATTCTGCCCGTAACAACCGTGCAGATCTGAAACTGACACAAACAGGAATTACCTATGCAGAAAAAGCACTGCGTGTACAAAAAGCCAATGCAGTACCGGATGTGCAGTTTTCCGTTACCTACGACTTACAGGGAAGTTATCCGAATGACTATGTAGGACTGGGTATGCATATTCCCCTTCCTTTATTTAACAGAAATCAGGGAGAAATTAAAAAAGCAAAGATTGCTATTGATGCCGGGAAAAACCAGCTTAACCAGCAGGAATCAACCTTACAGAATGAAGTTTTTAATAGTTACAAATCAGCATTAAGAACAGAAGGCCTGTATAAAGGTTTCGATAAAAACTTCAGCAGTGATTTTGACAAACTGATTGGAGAAGTTATGAAGAATTTCAAAAGCAGAAATCTGAGTCTGGTAGAATTCATGGACTTCTATGATTCTTACAAACAAAACACACTGCAAATGAACGATCTGAAATATCAGCGGATGAATGCGAAAGAAGAAATCAATTATGTAACCGGTACTACAATTTTCAAATAA
- a CDS encoding GH116 family glycosyl hydrolase, which produces MHQYNAKRRDFIKKAGLLTIGLAALQFPVWAKSIFAFDYPVHNIPEQKNIDPLWIRSLFNRGAVTSYLKSRNELKYIGMPVGGLHAGTVYLGGDGRLWLWQIYNETFEGNQEGIDPKTVSWNDGTTTRKIRPRDGSAYIEPAIANNKRILEQGFAIKVVSNGKTLIRELNEDQWDEVEFNPAYPIADITYSSKNFPVIVHLRAYSPFIPLDASDSALPLTILKLEIKNISRSPAQISLLGWMENGANKLTGKENTGKRINTVLSGPETTSIFSRFEASANLKQTTDSGTMCFTLHKPKATAQASINLWPVEEKHFNLPEIQNAMVTAPDKLVGAIGISQDVEPGQSLHSDYSVSWHFNQPNPGLKKLVKNAEAGFYYASRFKDALEVSQYLSTHYKRLTHTTELWSKTWNDTSLPHWFMERTFLNIGTLATANTYRFADGRFWSWEGVGACAGTCTHVWQYAQAVARIFPELERGLRQQVDLGTGFKEDSGAIMFRGENETHPAIDGQAGTILRFYREHQMSADDTFLQHNWPGIRKAVQFMLAQDKNGDGMTDTPMENTLDAIWEGEIAWIVGLCIAAARAAQAMAEEMNDTGFAEICANYVENGSKNMEKELFNGAYFIHRPDPIQGRRKLGSYNTCHIDQVYGQSWAFQVGLPRILSKEKSVAALKALWKYNFTMDVGPYIKTHTGGRPYALAGEGGMVMNTNPHNEPKPFGEDVSWQLGYFHECMSGFEHQVAAHLMAEGMTEESLILTRVIQDRYHAAKRNPFNEIECSDHYARAMASYGTFITACGFEYHGPKAYIRFAPKWNKQNFKTPFTSASGWGTYQQQKNGLKQVHQLNLKYGHLQLQQLSLEKVENGQIKSTSVLLGNTAIPHNFKQNGNALNIVFTPKLTIQQDQNLIITILS; this is translated from the coding sequence ATGCACCAGTATAATGCCAAACGGAGAGATTTTATAAAAAAGGCCGGACTTTTAACCATTGGTCTTGCGGCCCTGCAATTTCCGGTATGGGCTAAAAGCATTTTTGCTTTTGACTACCCGGTGCACAATATCCCGGAACAGAAAAACATCGATCCGCTCTGGATACGCTCCCTTTTTAATCGTGGCGCAGTCACTTCCTATCTTAAAAGCAGAAACGAGCTGAAATATATCGGAATGCCGGTTGGCGGGCTCCATGCCGGAACCGTATATCTGGGTGGAGATGGTCGTCTCTGGTTATGGCAGATATACAATGAAACATTTGAAGGAAATCAGGAAGGGATAGATCCCAAAACCGTGAGCTGGAACGATGGTACGACTACCCGCAAGATACGTCCCAGAGATGGATCGGCTTATATAGAACCTGCCATTGCAAACAACAAACGGATACTGGAACAGGGTTTTGCTATAAAAGTAGTCAGCAATGGAAAAACGCTGATCAGAGAACTGAATGAGGATCAATGGGATGAAGTGGAATTTAACCCGGCATACCCAATCGCAGATATCACCTACAGCAGTAAAAATTTCCCTGTGATTGTTCACCTGAGAGCTTATTCTCCTTTTATTCCTTTAGACGCCAGTGACTCTGCCTTGCCCCTTACAATCTTAAAGCTGGAAATTAAAAATATATCCAGAAGCCCTGCTCAAATTTCTTTACTGGGCTGGATGGAAAACGGTGCAAATAAACTGACCGGAAAAGAAAATACTGGTAAACGCATCAATACCGTTTTATCCGGTCCGGAGACTACAAGTATATTTTCCAGATTTGAAGCTTCAGCCAATCTTAAGCAAACTACAGATAGCGGAACCATGTGTTTCACCCTCCATAAACCCAAAGCAACTGCTCAGGCTTCTATAAATCTATGGCCGGTAGAAGAAAAACATTTCAATCTGCCAGAAATTCAAAATGCCATGGTTACTGCTCCTGACAAACTGGTAGGTGCTATTGGAATCAGCCAGGATGTTGAACCTGGTCAATCACTTCATAGTGATTATTCCGTCAGCTGGCATTTTAACCAACCTAATCCCGGACTAAAAAAGCTGGTTAAAAACGCAGAAGCAGGTTTTTATTACGCCAGCCGTTTTAAAGATGCACTGGAGGTAAGTCAATATCTGAGCACACATTATAAAAGGCTAACCCATACTACAGAATTATGGAGTAAAACCTGGAATGACACCAGTTTACCACACTGGTTTATGGAGCGGACATTTTTAAACATCGGTACTTTAGCTACTGCCAATACTTACCGTTTTGCCGACGGAAGATTCTGGAGCTGGGAAGGTGTTGGTGCCTGTGCCGGGACCTGTACCCATGTCTGGCAATATGCACAGGCTGTAGCCCGGATTTTTCCCGAACTGGAAAGAGGTTTGCGTCAGCAGGTAGATCTGGGAACTGGTTTTAAAGAAGATAGCGGAGCTATTATGTTCCGCGGAGAAAACGAAACACATCCGGCAATTGACGGACAGGCAGGAACAATCCTGCGTTTTTACCGGGAACACCAGATGAGTGCAGATGATACTTTTCTGCAGCACAACTGGCCAGGAATCAGAAAGGCAGTACAATTTATGCTTGCCCAGGATAAAAACGGAGATGGCATGACCGATACGCCAATGGAAAATACACTCGATGCTATCTGGGAAGGAGAAATTGCCTGGATTGTTGGTTTATGTATCGCTGCTGCAAGAGCTGCACAAGCCATGGCCGAAGAAATGAATGACACTGGTTTTGCTGAAATTTGTGCAAATTATGTGGAGAACGGCAGCAAAAATATGGAGAAAGAACTTTTCAACGGAGCGTATTTCATTCATCGCCCTGACCCTATACAGGGACGCAGAAAATTAGGTTCATATAATACCTGTCATATAGACCAGGTTTACGGTCAGAGCTGGGCATTTCAGGTAGGCCTGCCCAGAATACTCAGTAAAGAAAAATCAGTCGCTGCACTTAAGGCCCTATGGAAATATAATTTTACCATGGATGTAGGTCCATATATTAAAACACATACCGGTGGTCGCCCTTACGCGCTCGCTGGTGAAGGAGGAATGGTCATGAATACCAATCCGCATAACGAGCCTAAGCCATTTGGCGAAGATGTAAGCTGGCAACTCGGTTATTTTCACGAATGTATGAGTGGATTTGAGCATCAGGTAGCTGCACATTTAATGGCAGAAGGAATGACAGAAGAAAGTCTGATTCTTACCCGCGTAATCCAGGATCGTTATCATGCCGCAAAAAGAAATCCTTTTAATGAAATAGAATGCAGTGATCATTATGCAAGGGCGATGGCCAGCTACGGCACCTTTATCACTGCCTGCGGATTCGAATATCATGGACCAAAAGCCTATATCAGATTCGCACCAAAGTGGAACAAACAAAACTTTAAAACGCCATTTACCTCCGCCAGCGGATGGGGAACTTATCAGCAACAAAAAAATGGACTAAAACAAGTCCATCAGCTCAATCTAAAATACGGACATTTGCAATTACAGCAGCTCAGTTTGGAAAAGGTAGAAAATGGCCAGATAAAATCTACTTCAGTTTTGTTAGGCAACACCGCAATACCACATAATTTTAAACAAAATGGTAATGCTTTGAATATAGTTTTCACTCCAAAACTAACTATACAGCAAGACCAGAACCTAATCATTACCATCCTCTCATGA
- a CDS encoding sensor histidine kinase — protein sequence MKIKDRLALYFTLISTITLLCVLSVTYFTFKKVMESEFFERLTDRTMVTAKLYLKADEISDEALNKVRTEYLERLNGEVIRIYNDRNSAAFIGDDQQFWSSETIDKVREMGKIRFKEGERQVVGIFYKDNQGDFVILASAIDQSTAVRIQKLLKVMIGVFIVIFLGLLLSGRWIAKRILSPLDVFIDQVKLIKSNNLHFRVEEGTNKDEITLLAQNFNNLMEHLEHSFILQKTFVANASHELRTPVTRMIIGTEIALSKDRQKQDYEKALQSVLEDAEKLENIISALFNLAQADLEYSSSLATQIRVDELIWQLQTEWNQRKGPNQLLVDMKNLPMTDDAALIINANPTLLQIALDNIISNGFKFSDDQPVNCTLEIVPAGIVITISDLGIGIPEDKLKEIFKPFYSSSHKTEHAGNGMGLYMAHKIITLFNGKITVTSSNGNGTTFRIEFYSF from the coding sequence ATGAAGATCAAAGACCGTCTGGCTTTATACTTTACGCTGATCAGTACCATTACGCTGTTATGCGTCCTGTCTGTAACTTACTTCACCTTTAAGAAGGTTATGGAGTCTGAGTTTTTTGAACGTCTGACAGATCGTACTATGGTAACGGCCAAATTATACCTTAAAGCAGATGAGATCTCAGATGAAGCTCTGAATAAAGTAAGAACAGAATATCTGGAAAGACTGAATGGCGAGGTAATCCGTATTTACAATGACCGTAACAGTGCTGCCTTTATAGGTGATGACCAGCAATTCTGGAGCAGTGAGACTATTGATAAAGTTAGAGAGATGGGCAAAATCCGTTTCAAAGAAGGAGAAAGACAGGTAGTAGGAATCTTTTACAAAGATAATCAGGGTGATTTTGTCATTCTCGCATCAGCCATAGATCAAAGTACAGCGGTCAGAATACAGAAATTATTAAAAGTGATGATTGGCGTATTTATTGTCATCTTTCTGGGTCTTTTACTTTCCGGCAGATGGATTGCCAAAAGAATATTATCTCCGCTCGATGTTTTTATAGATCAGGTCAAACTCATCAAATCGAACAATCTCCATTTCAGAGTAGAAGAGGGCACCAATAAAGACGAGATTACTTTACTTGCACAGAACTTCAACAATCTCATGGAACATCTGGAGCATTCCTTTATTTTACAGAAAACCTTTGTTGCCAATGCCTCACATGAACTGAGAACCCCGGTAACCAGGATGATTATCGGAACAGAAATTGCCCTTTCCAAAGATCGCCAGAAACAAGATTACGAAAAAGCACTTCAATCCGTACTCGAAGATGCTGAAAAGCTCGAAAACATCATTTCTGCACTTTTTAATCTGGCACAGGCTGATCTCGAATATAGTTCTTCACTAGCTACACAAATACGTGTTGATGAACTGATCTGGCAGTTACAGACAGAATGGAATCAGCGAAAAGGCCCAAATCAGCTGCTGGTAGATATGAAAAATCTGCCCATGACCGATGATGCAGCCTTAATCATTAATGCAAACCCTACCCTGTTGCAGATTGCACTGGATAACATCATCAGTAACGGATTTAAATTCTCAGACGATCAACCTGTTAACTGTACCCTGGAGATCGTTCCAGCCGGGATAGTTATAACCATCAGTGACCTGGGAATTGGTATTCCGGAAGATAAACTAAAAGAAATTTTCAAACCCTTTTACAGCTCTTCTCATAAGACAGAACATGCGGGTAACGGAATGGGTTTGTATATGGCGCATAAAATTATCACGCTGTTTAACGGAAAGATCACCGTAACGTCATCTAATGGCAATGGAACCACTTTCCGTATAGAATTCTATTCATTTTAA
- a CDS encoding RbsD/FucU domain-containing protein, protein MKIRNHFLKQLFLTTGISGIMILTACNETENQKTAATAIKTDRNWQQKLDARLPLLGHRNWILIVDKAFPEQNAAGMDYLYVDEPLLPVLKQVLNKLHQSAHIKPIIYRDKELNYISEDQAKGVKEFLQESKVIFGQQQVQSLLHEEVFKKLDAEAKLFKVLVIKTNETIPYTSVLLQLDCGYWDSTREKDLRERMK, encoded by the coding sequence ATGAAAATCCGAAATCACTTTTTAAAGCAGCTTTTTTTAACTACCGGAATCAGCGGGATAATGATATTAACCGCCTGCAACGAAACCGAAAATCAGAAAACGGCTGCTACAGCGATAAAAACCGACAGAAACTGGCAGCAGAAACTTGATGCCAGACTGCCGCTGTTAGGACATCGGAACTGGATACTTATTGTGGATAAAGCCTTTCCTGAACAAAATGCAGCAGGTATGGATTATCTCTATGTCGATGAGCCTTTATTACCTGTATTAAAACAAGTACTGAATAAACTCCATCAATCTGCCCATATAAAACCTATAATCTATCGGGACAAAGAGCTAAACTATATCAGTGAAGATCAGGCAAAAGGAGTCAAAGAATTTCTACAGGAATCAAAGGTGATTTTTGGACAGCAGCAGGTACAGAGTCTGCTGCATGAAGAGGTATTTAAAAAACTGGATGCAGAAGCTAAACTATTTAAAGTGCTTGTGATTAAAACCAATGAGACTATTCCTTACACTTCTGTGCTGCTGCAACTGGATTGCGGCTACTGGGATAGTACCAGAGAAAAGGATTTACGTGAGCGTATGAAATAA